The DNA window ATTGCGTGCGAGTATTGAGTGACATTGGCGGCTGGGTGACGGCCCTCGTAGACCGGGCGGCGACAAGCTGGCTTTCCCGGACGGGTGGCGGCGAAGCCGTGCGCCAGCGCGAGCTTGCGATTTTGCGGCGCCTCGTGCTGCTCTCCTCGGCCGCACTCGTCGCCGCCCCTGTCGGTCTTTCGGCGGTCACCAGCCCCGCCGTCGCGCTGCCGGCCGGCGTCGCCATGGTCTGCGCCGCTTTTCTCTTTTCCGCCGTCGGCAGCATCGCGCTTGCCCGCCAGGGCTCGTCCGCCGGCATTGCCACACAGTCGGCAGAGGATTTCTTCCTCGCCGTCACCCCCGGCCTCGTCTTCTTCCTGGATCCGCACGGCAGCGTCGCCACCATAGGCGGCCGCGACCGGCGCGATTTCCTTGCCTGGATGCGCGAGCCGAAGGGCAGGGGCTTTCTGGAGCAGGTGCATGTCTCCGACCGTATCCTGTTCCTGCAGGCGCTGGATGACCTCAGGCGCGGCGAAGATGCTGCAAGCGTCGATCTGCGCCTCGACCGGCCCTCGGTCTCGCGCGATCAGCGCCAGTTCGCCTACCTGAGAATGGACATGACGGCGCGACGCGATGCCGATGGCGAGCTTGCCGCCGTCATTGCCCAGCTGCGGGACGTGTCCGTCGAGCAGCAACTGCGGGCCGAAGCCCAGAACCGTGCGGCCGACGCCGAATCGGCAAACGATGCCAAGTCGCGCTTCCTCGCCGCGGTCAGCCACGAACTGCGGACGCCGCTGAACGCCATTCTCGGCTTCTCCGATATTCTGATCGGCGAATATTTCGGCAAGTTCGAAAACGACCGTCAGCGTGAATATGTCGGCCTCGTCCGCGAGTCCGGCGCGCATCTGCTCTCGGTCGTCAATACCATGCTCGACATGAGCAAGATCGAAGCCGGCCGCTACGAACTGATTCTCGAAGCCTTCGATATCTCGGGCTCCGTCAGATCCTGCGAATCGATGCTGGCACTGCAAGCCAAGACCAAGGGCGTCACCCTGACGAGCCGGATTCAGCGCGGGCTTGGCGAGGTCGTCGCAGATCAGCGCGCTATCCAGCAGATCCTCATCAACCTCGTCGGCAATGCCGTGAAATTCACCGAGGCCGGCGGCGTCGTCTCCGTCGATGCGGCGGCGCGTGACGGCATCCTGAAGCTGACGGTCAGTGATACCGGCATCGGCATTGCCGCCGACAAGCTCGCAATGCTCGGCCAGCCCTTCGTCCAGATCCAGAACGATTACACCCGCCGCTTCGAGGGCAGTGGTCTCGGCCTCTCGCTGGTCAAGGGGCTGGTGGCGCTGCATGGCGGGAATTTTGCGATTGCCAGCCAGCCGGGCGAGGGTACGATCATCACCATCGAGATCGCGATGGACGGCTCGGGCGCCCGGCGCGCTGAAAATGCCGACCATGGCGCGACTGTCGAATTTCCGCCGCGGCTGAAGGACGCGGTCGGTACCGGAGTAGAATTGAAAGAGGGGCTTTTCGATGGCCGCGCGCAAGCGAAAATCGCCTAAGGGGAAGAAGCGACGGCAACAGCCGGGCCTTGTCGTCTCGGCTGCGGCCGCTCTCGGCGGCCTCGGCCTGCAGGGCGCATCTGCGCTGGGCGGTCTCGGCCTGCAGGGGGCATCCGCACTGGGCGGCGTTATCGGTCGCAATCCGTCTGTCGCCGGCGGCACGATCGCCTTCTTCGTCATCTTCTCCTTCGTTGCGGCCAATGCGCTCTGGTATCAGCCTGGGCTGCATCCGCACCCGATTTTCCGCACTCGCGACCCGCAGTCTCCTAACGTGCTCGGTGCCCGTCGCCCGGCCGAAGAACAACCGGCTGACGTCACCACCTTCCGGATCGAACGGCCGGAGGATGCCGCCGCCACCACCGGCGGGACGCCGGCGCCGGCCGCACCCGCTCAGCAGCCGAGCCAGCTCGTCATGGACATCCAGCAGCAGCTGGTGCGCCGCGGCCTCTATAATGGCACAGCTGACGGCATCATCGGCCCCCGCACCAGTGCGGCCATCCTCTTCTTCCAAGAGACCGTCGGCATGGCCCAGACCGGGGAGGCGACGCCGGAGGTGCTGGCCGCGCTGAAAACGGACGCTGCCGGCCCCTCGACCGTGCCCGTGGAAAAGCCGCGCGAGGATGTAAGCTCGCAGGCGGCGGCGGAAGACCCGGTCGCCGCAGCGATCCGCAGCGCCGAAAAGACCGTCAAGACGGCTCCAGCAGCCGCGAAGCAGCTTCCATCAAACGAGCTCGCCGCTGTCGACCTGGTGCTGAAGATTCAAAAGGGTCTTTCTAACATGGCCTATGCCAATGTCGGCGTCGACGGTGTGGCCGGCGAGCAGACGCGTGCTGCCATTCGGCACTTCCAGAAGCACTACAACCTTCCGGAAAACGGCGAGCCGAACGAGGCAGTGCTGAAGAAATTGAAGGAAATCGGCGCGATTTAGGCATTTGCGGCAGGTACTACAACCTAAGTCTAAGACGCGGCGTCGTTCGCAACTTATTAACCATGTTGTCCGAAGCTTTGCCAATTGAGGGCGGGGGATGTCGGTCATGCATGCGCTGAAGGCGATAGACGGTCTGGCCGGAGAACCGGCGGTCGAAGTGGAAGGCCGTGATCGCGAGGGATTGCGCCACATCCTGCAGCGCCTTGCCGAAGAAGCCTCCACCCTTGGCATCGATCTCGTCGATATTGCCGGCGCCATTCAGGACATGGCGGCGATGTCGGCGCGCCATGCCTCCGCCTTCGATCACGTCACCAGCACCGCGCTTTCGATTGCCGAGACCAATCGCTCCGTCGCCCTGTCGCTGCGCGAGACCGACCGCACCGCGACCGAAGCGCGCCAAATGCTCAAGGAGTCCGCCGACCGCCTATCCGGCTCCGTCGCCGAGATCGGCCATATGGTTCAGTCTTCCAACGTCATCGGCGCTGAAATCGCCGGCTTCTCGAAATCGCTTGCCGATGTCGACAAGATTGCCGAGGAGATCAGCACCATTGCCCGTCAGACCAACCTCCTGGCGCTGAACGCCGCGATCGAGGCGGCGCGCGCCGGCGATGCAGGCAAGGGTTTTGCCGTCGTCGCCGCTGAGGTGCGCGCACTTTCGCTGCAGACCTCGAAGGCGACGGACTCCATTCAGGACACGCTGGATGAGTTGCGGGTGAAGATCGACCGTCTGTCGGCGGTCGGTGGCGACGCGCGCGACAGCGCCGCCGGCGTGCGCGACAAGTCGGAGGCGATGCGCGGTGCCTTCGAAAGCATGGAACATGTCATCACCCGCATTCTCGACAGTTCGACCGTCATGGCCAACACCACCGAGGCGGTCGACCAGCAATGCGCCGGTTTCGTCCAGAAACTCGGCGAAATGTCTGGCGAGGTCGCCGGTTCGAATGTCAGGCTGCAGCAGGCGGCTAAACGCGTCGACAGTGTCGTCGGCCTGTCGGAAACGCTGATCCAGTTGACGGCTAGTGCCGGCGTCAAGACCGCCGACAGCCGTTGGATCGAGGAAGCGCAATCGGTGGCGCGGCAGATTTCAGGCGCTTTCGAACGTGCCGTCGCCGAGGGCCAGATCGGTCTCGACGCCCTCTTCGACCGACGCTACCGGCCAATACCGGGCACCGATCCGGTTCAGATGATGGCCGCCTTCACCGAACTCGCCGACCGCCTGCTGCCGCCGATTCAGGAGCCTGTCGTTGCCCTGGACGAGCGCATTGCCTTCTGCGCGGCAGTCGACGAAAACGGATACCTGCCAACTCATAACCGGAAGTTCTCGCAACCACAGCGGCCGGGCGATGTCGTCTGGAACACGGCCAATTGCCGCAATCGCCGCATCTTCGCCGATCGCGTCGGCCTTGCCGCCGGCCGCAGCACCGCGGCTTTCCTCGTCCAGACCTATCGGCGCGACATGGGCGGCGGCAATTTCGTGATGATGAAGGATATCTCCGCGCCGATCACCGTCAGGGGCCGCCATTGGGGCGGCTTGCGGCTGGCAGTCAAGGTCTGACGCATTCGTCAAAGCTCGACTGCGGATTGCCGGCGCCCGCGGCCCAGTCTATATCGCCTCGATGAGATTACGCGCCGACATCTTCGTGTCCTCGCTACTGCGCCGCGTCTTCGCAAACGGCGATTTCGCCGCTGTGGAGAAGAGGGGCGCGGAGGAAGCGGGCGCGATCTTCATCCGCCAGCACTTTCGCGACGGCCTGGAAACGCTCTATGCGCCGGCGCCGCAGACCGCTTTCGGCGAAGACGAGGTCCGCGACCGCCTGTTCGAAGTCCGTCTCGCGCGCAGCGAGCCGGAAGCGGTGCGGGTGATGCTGGAGCGCGAACGCCGCTTCGACCCCGACCTCTGGATCGTCGAGCTGGAGGCGGAGGAACTGGGCGACGTGATCCCGCTGGCGGGTGATCGTTGAGAGCCAGGTCCGGTCAGCTCAACGGGACCGCCGTCCCAGCACGCGCATGTCGCGCTGCGCCGGCGGCTGGCGACTGAAGCGGTGGTTGTCCGTTTCCCGAGATGTGCGTGAATCGGATGCTTCGGATTTGTAGGTGTAGCGATCAGCGCGCCGCCAGCTCTCCACCCTTTCGTGGCATTCCTCCGGATCGAGCGCATCGAGCACCATCCAGCCGCGCGTCACATTGTGCTGTCGTTCGGCAAGATGCGGATAGAATTTTTCCAGCACGAAGACGGCGTCGAGAAAGCCCATGCCGAGGCTCGTCAGCGTCGTGGCGAGCTGCTGGCCGGACAGGTCGAGCATGATGCGCTCGGCAAGCCAGCGGCTGGCGGAAAGCGCGTCGGCGAGCGCGGTAGCGAAATGCGTCGCCTCGCGCGAGCGGGCGAAGCGCACCAGCAGCGCTTCCTGAATGTCGGTGAGGGTGCGCAGGCCGAGCCTGTCCTGATCGTCGCGGCCGAGATGGCCGGCAAGATCGAGGATGCGCCCGCGCAAGGCCTCTTCATTGGCGAGGCGCTGCCCCTCCAGCGCTTCGGCCTCGCTGCTCTCCGCCTGAGCCGGCGAAAGCGGGACGGCGAACAGTTCGGTGGTCGGCGCCGAAGGTGCCGCGGCGCGCGGCTGGGTCTGGCGCAAGGCCACCAGCGCGTCGATGACCTTCGGTGAGAGCGAATCGCGGCTGACGATCGCCTTGACATGCGCAGCACCCTGCATGCGCGCGATGGTGATCAGCGTGTCGTCGGAGATAGCCTTCGAGGCGGTAAGAAAAGGCGCGGCGATTTCGATCGGCTGATTGCCTATGAACAACGCCACAGCTGCCGGCATGGTCTTGCATTGGGAAAGGGCGGCGACCGCTTGTCGCTTGGCCTCGTCGGAGGAAGCCTGGAACAGCGGTGTGAAAAGTTCGGCGAATTGGCGCAGCTCGGATCGTGTCGGACGAGACAGGCTCTCGAAACTGCTGACGGTCGCCATTAACACCACGTCCTTTTTCCTGACGGCCAACGGGCCCTCTAGGTCTCGAAACCGGTCACGCACAAGCACACCCTGAAAACGCAGAACCAAGGGAAACCATGGGGCCGATAGCGCTGGCGGGGACGCCTGTCGGACCACACGATATGAACAAATCCTACACCGGTACGGTTAATGGATGCTGAAGATTTTATTAAAATGCTACAGAAATGTACACGCTGAGGGTGTAAAGGATGGCCGGCAATCGGAAAGCCATCGTTTTGAAATGGCGCTGCGGCCGTTCTGCCGCCGGTGCGCTGCCGAGACAGCCCGGTCCCTCCTGATCGGGTCCGGCGGTCGGCGGCTTTCGCGGCTGTCTTCATCAGCGTGCCAAAGGGGAGGCGGTGTCGACATGCAGCTTCGGCTTCACGCTCCCGATGCGTCCGTCTCAGGAAGCAGTCAAAACATGCCGCAAAGAGGAAGATGAAGATCAGGCTGTTGCTTGCAGCGGCTTCGAACCTGGCGGAACTGCCATCGATCCGCCTCTAAAACGCGTGGCCGCGGCAAGGCAAACCTGAGCAGATCAAGACGTGCCGCAACAAGTATTTTTGTGCCGCATATTTGCAACAGCGGCGCCGCTTGCTGCAGATGGGTCGTTGCGCTGCCGTCAACTACATGAATTATCTTTAGTATTTCATAACTGCCCGCCTTTGGGGCTTTCAGCAATCCGCATGAAACCAAATCGACTCCTCGCGCGTTGAAGAAGAAGTCATGGAAACTGTATTTGGCATCCGCCGAATATTAGTAAACTGTTAACTGTCATATGTCTCAATTCGGACAGGAACGACGCGATTTGAGTGTTTGGATCGTCGAAACTCCGCATCACGGTATTTCAGTCAGGTGCCGTGGGAAAGGCGCGAATGCCCTCGGTCCGGTCATGCCGGCACCGCAGGACGCGCCGGCCCGCAGAGTGGCGGGCAGGGTGAAATCCATCGCAAGTTCATCCGTCTCGGGCAGTGCATGGAGACGAGAATGGCAATAGTAGTCGCATTGGCGGATCGGCGGCCGCGGGCGCCGCGTCGCCTGGACAAGGAACCGCGCGAAGCCAAGATCCTCTGGTTCACCGGGGTCCGTTACGAGCGGCTCGCCGAGAGCCCTAGACATAGCCCGGCGCCCGCGCCGCGCGCCAATAACAAGTAAGCGCCTCTTCAACCGCAGCGCGTGGCCCGAAATGCGGGCAGTTAGCGGATGGTGAATTGCTCGCAGCCCGCTTCAGTCAGGAAGTTGCGCGCCGCTTCATCGAAGCTTGTTTGTGGCGCCAGGGTCCGCAGGACGGCATAACCGTCGGGCCTTGCCATTTCCACCAGGATAGCCTGCTCCAGCTCCTGCGGCAGGTTCTTGCGCAGATCCGTCAGCTGCATCGGGCTGCCTGCCAGCACGTCGAGCGCGCCGCCGACCGAGGTCCTGTCGTTCATGCTGAAGACTTCATTGGAGGCGCTGTCGTAGATCGCGATCGACCAGAAGGGCACATTGCCCTTCGCGGTGAAATGCACCGGCGCATCCTCGACGTCAAAAGAGCAGACGGCGGTCCGCACGAAAGGGTCGCGATTGGCAAGGCCCGCTTCGTCATACTGGTCGGTCAGCAGGTGGAAATTGTTGGGTTCTCCTTCCGCCGCCACGCGGGTGGCCGCATCCCTGCCGGTGAAGTGCGGCAGGGAAAGGATGATGACGAGATGTAGGAGCGCCGCGCCGAAAAGTCCGGTCAGGACGGCGAAGAGTATTCTAAGCATTGCCGCATCCGGTCTTGGTGAGCTTCGGCATGGCGAGGTCGATGACGCCGGAGCTGCCGGCGGTCGGCGTGTCGAACAGCGTTAGCACCAGACGGAAGGTTCCGGCCTGCGGCAAGGCCAGCCAATTGCCCGGCTGGGCCACGGCGGAGATTTCGATCGCGAAGCTGCTGTCGGGCTGGCGCAGCACCGTCCAGGAGTTGAGCGCTGCGGGAAGGCCGGTCTTCACCGCCGCCGGATTGCCGCCATTGTCAGCCGTGAATAGGGTCCAGAGCCGGGCCGGCGGCGTCTGCCCGCTGATGCGGTAACGGCAGCCGGCATTTAGCCGTGCGCCTTCGTCATCGACGCTCGCCGTGAAGGTCAGCCCTTCCGCGCTGCCGTAGAGAAGTTTTCCGGCGCGTGCTCGATGCGACTTGGCATAAGGGTCGGCATCGACCGTCTGCAAGGCCGGAAAGGCCTCCCAGGCGCCGAGCTTGATCGCTCCGAAACCCTGTGTCGCATCCAGCGCGTAAAGCGAAATCATGATCCCGCCGCCAAAGGCGACGATCAGCGTGATCAGGATGAAAAGGGGAAATCGAAACACGTCATGACCTTGGAAAACGGGATGACAGGGTTACCACTGATTCTGGCGGGGTGGAATGCCGGGTGGCGACATAGGCGCCGATTGGCGGCGGGCGGATGCGGGACATCTGCCGGAGTTCTTCGGGCCGTCTATTGCGCGCTCGCGACCTTCTGTGGCGTAAGCGGCGCGGCCTCCTTCAGCTTCTCTCCGAGCTTCTTGAGGATATCAGTCGATTGAACCGAGAGCATGCGGGGCCGGATGAGCTGCGGCAATCCGTCCGCCGGCTTGGCGGCGGCGGTCTTGGCGAGATCCTTTTCTGAGGGCAGGGGGTTTTCGATCCCGGGGATGGCGCGCAGCGTGATGCCTTGGTGGGCATAGTCCATGGCGCGCTTGAAGGTCATCGCCGGCAGCGAGCCACCGGTCATCTCGTTGGTCGAGGTGTAGTCGTCATTGCCGAACCAGACGGCACAGGTGTAATTGCCGGTGAAGCCGACGAACCAGGCGTCGCGATAGGCCTGGGTCGTGCCGGTCTTGCCTGCTGTCACGATACCATTGTCGAGCGCTGCCTTGCGTGCCGTGCCGACATAGGGAACGCGCGACAGCATCTGGTTCATATAGGCGTCGGCCTGTTCCGACAGCACCCGTTTCGGCGGCGGCTCGTCGCGATCGAAATCGTACAGGACGTCGCCGTCATAATCGAGGATCTGGGTAATGCCGTGGCGGCGCGACTGATAGCCGCCGGCCGGGAAGGTGGCGTAGGCGGTCGCCTGATCAAGCACCGTCACCTCGGATGTCCCGATCGGGATGGTGACATCGTCGCGGATCGGTGTTTCGACGCCAAGGTTCTTGGCCATTGCACGGATCGGTTGGATGCCGAGCTTCTCCTTGGCCAGCCGCACCGGTATGGTGTTGATCGACTGGGCGATCGCCGTCTCGAGAGTGATGCGGCCGACATAGCGATTCGCGTAATTGTGCGGGCTCCAGTTGCCCCAGTAGATCGGCGCGTCGACAATCGTCGTCTGCGGCGTCATCCCGCTCTCCATCGCCACCGCATAGGTGTAGACCTTGAACGAGGACCCCGGCTGGCGCAGCGCCCGGGTTGCGCGGTTGAACTGGCTCTCGCCGTAATCCCGCCCGCCGACCATCGCCCTGACGGCGCCGCCGTTCTCGATCATCACCATGGCGCCCTGCTTGGCGTGATAGGCCTCACCATATTCGCGCAGCGACGTCTCGACCGAATCCTCGGCCGCCTTCTGGATTCCCATGTCGATCGTCGTGCGCACGATCAGCGAATGCTGGTGGAAGCGCGGCGAAAGCCGCTGGACCTCGTCGAAAGCCCAGTCGAGGAAGAAATCGGGCGATTCCACCTCGTTGCGGTCGACGACGGTGGCCGGGTAGCGCCTGGCGGCGATCACCTGGCCCTCGGTCATCAGCCCGCTCTGGACGAGATTGGTGAGCACCTCGTTGGCGCGCGCACGTGCCGCCGGCAGGTTAACATGCGGCGCATATTTGGCAGGCGCCTTGAACAGGCCGGCAAGCATGGCTGACTCGGCAAGGTTCACATCGGTGATGTTCTTGCCGAAATAGAACTGCGCGGCTGCCGCAGCACCAAAGGTGCCGCCGCCCATATAGGCACGGTCGAGATAGGTGGAGAGGATTTCCTTCTTGGAAAGGTTCGCCTCGAGCCACAGGGCCAGGAAGGCTTCGGTGATCTTACGGTCGAGCGAGCGTTCGTTGGAAAGAAAGAGGTTCTTGGCGAGCTGCTGGGTCAGCGTCGAGCCGCCCTGCACGACTTCGCCGGCCTGAGCGTTGGTGACCATCGCGCGGAAGAGGCCGACGACATCGATTCCGAAATGGTCGAAGAAGCGCCGGTCTTCGGTGGCAAGGACGGATTTGATCAGGGAATCCGGCAGCTCGTCGATCGGCACGGAATTCTGGTGGATGACGCCGCGATGGCCGATGACGTTGCCGTAGCGGTCGGTGAAAGTGACAGCAAAATCGCCGCGATTGCGCCAGTCCTCCTTGGTCGCCTCAAAAGCCGGCTGGGCAAGCACCAGCATCAGCACCGCCCCGGCGGCCCCGAGTGTCAGCCCTTCGCCGGCAAGTTCGAAGACCATGCGCTTCCATCCGCGCACGCGAAAGCGGCGGAAGAAGATGGTCGTGTCTTCCCAGATCTCGGCGGCGCGGAAGCCCGCATTCCAGACGGTCGAATCGATCCACGAATCGATGCGCAGCAGAATGTGGCGGCTCTTCGTCGGCCGCCTGCCCGCTGTGTCACCGGCTCGCGTGTCTGCTCCCTTTTTAAGCCCTTTTTCAGGGTTGTCCGGATCCTGCACGTCCTGTATTCCCGCCTGATCGCGCTTGCCTCATGTCCGGTCGCCGGAAAGCGGCGAAAGCGCGAGGCCAATAGGCCCAAAGCTCTCCGATACCAGGAGCATGCTGAAGAATTGATTGATTTTGTCGCGGATAACAAGAGAGATAGAGAGGCGGTCACGTGAATTTGCGGGCCGCTGTTGCAAGAAACGGACGATGAACGATCTGCCCTTCTGGAAGAGCAAGACGCTTGCCGAAATGACCACCGCCGAATGGGAAAGCCTCTGCGACGGCTGCGGCCTCTGTTGCCTCAACAAGCTCGAGGAATGGGATAGCGGCGATATCTATTTCACCTCGGTCAGATGCAAGCTGCTCGACGGCCAAAGCTGTCGCTGCTCCAGCTATGAGAACCGCTGGGATTTCGTGCCGGACTGCGTGCAACTGACCAGGGAGAACGTGCCCGAGATCGCCTGGCTGCCGCCGACCTGCGGCTACCGGCTGATAAACGAGGGTCGCGATCTCTATTGGTGGCATCCTCTTGTCTCCGGCGATCCCGAGACCGTCCATGCCGCCGGCATTTCCGCGCGCGGTCGCACGATCAATGAAAACGAGATCGATGTCGAGGATCTCGAGGATTACGTCGTCGACTGGCCGCTGACCGTGGGCGCGGAAAAGGACGAGGAAGAAGCGTGAGCGGCCGTCAGGATTTCACTGCTGACAGGAAGCGCCGCAATTCCCTCTCCACATAGGCGGCCACCGGACCGTCAGCGCCAAATCCCCACCAGGTGAGCGAACCCTGCCATTGTGCCAGCATCAGCCGGGCGATCGTCTCCGGCGCATCCGCCGATCCGAAACAGCGGGCGATCGCCGCCGTCAGCGCCGTTCCCCAGGCCGCACCGCGGGCGCGCAGCACCGGATCGCGAAAATCCTCGCGCAGTACCAGCAATCCCTCGCCATAGGCGGCGGCATCATCGCCGTAATCCTGCGACAGGCCGACAAGGAGCGCGACGGCGCCGTCCGGCGTCTTCGGCAGGGTGTCTGCGAGCTTTGCCGTCTGCGCATCCAGCCGGTCCCAGGCATAGAGCAGGGCTGCGCGCAGCATAGCCGCCTTTGTCGCGAACCGCTGCACCAGGGTCGAGCCGGAAAGCCCGCTCGCTTTCGCCACCGCGGCAAAAGTCGCCGCATCCGGCCCTTCCGCATGGATCAGCGCCAGCACCATGGCGAGAAGCTGTTCATCGGAAAGGGTGCGGCGGCGCGGCATGAAATACCTCTTGCTTTCATTTTGAATATGAACGAACATTCGTTTATATTCAACTTGAGCCGGTCGCAACCGGCCGGTTTTCGTTCTAGCGTGGAGGATGGAGAAGTGACAGCGGACTTGCGGGATAAAGTGGCTTTGGTGGCGGGCGCCACGCGCGGCGCCGGCCGAGGCATTGCGGTCGAACTCGGCGCTGCCGGCGCCACCGTCTATGTCACCGGCCGCACGACGCGCGTCCAACAGTCCGACTATGCCCGGCCGGAAACGATCGAGGAGACGGCCGAGCTGGTAACTTCGGCGGGCGGCAAGGGCATCGCCGTGCAGGTGGATCATCTCGTTCCGCAGCAGGTCGAGGCGCTGGTTGCGCAAATCCGAACGGAGGCCGGCCGGCTCGACATTCTCGTCAACGACATCTGGGGCTGCGAAAACCTGTTCGAATGGGACAAGGCGGTTTGGGAGCATTCGCTGGACAAGGGCCTGCGCATGCTGCGGCTCGGCATCGAGACGCACCTGATCACAGCCCATTATGCGCTGGCGCTGATGATCGAGCGGCCGGGCGGGCTGCTGGTGGAGGTAACCGACGGCACGGCCGAATACAACGCCACGCATTACCGGCTTTCGCCCTTCTACGACCTCGTCAAGACGGGCGTCACCCGCATGGCCTGGGCGCATGCGCAAGATCTGGCCAAACAAGGCGCCACTGCTGTTTCGATCACGCCGGGCTGGCTGCGCTCCGAAATGATGCTGGAGGCCTATGGCGTGCGCGAGGAGAATTGGCGCGACGCGACCAAAGCGCAGCCGCATTTCGCGATTTCCGAAACCCCGCGCTTCGTCGGCCGTGCGATAGCGGCCCTGTCAGCCGATCCCGACCGCGCCCGCTGGAACGGCCAGTCGCTGTCGAGCGGCGAGCTGGCCAAGGCATATGGTTTCGACGACATCGACGGGTCGCGGCCGGATTGCTGGCGCTACCTCGTGGAAGTGCAGGAGCCGGGCAAACCGGCTGACGTGACCGGCTACCGGTGAGGCTGACCGCCGCCCTTCGGTGCGCCGCTGCCCTGAGGCGCGGT is part of the Rhizobium bangladeshense genome and encodes:
- a CDS encoding sensor histidine kinase; this translates as MRVLSDIGGWVTALVDRAATSWLSRTGGGEAVRQRELAILRRLVLLSSAALVAAPVGLSAVTSPAVALPAGVAMVCAAFLFSAVGSIALARQGSSAGIATQSAEDFFLAVTPGLVFFLDPHGSVATIGGRDRRDFLAWMREPKGRGFLEQVHVSDRILFLQALDDLRRGEDAASVDLRLDRPSVSRDQRQFAYLRMDMTARRDADGELAAVIAQLRDVSVEQQLRAEAQNRAADAESANDAKSRFLAAVSHELRTPLNAILGFSDILIGEYFGKFENDRQREYVGLVRESGAHLLSVVNTMLDMSKIEAGRYELILEAFDISGSVRSCESMLALQAKTKGVTLTSRIQRGLGEVVADQRAIQQILINLVGNAVKFTEAGGVVSVDAAARDGILKLTVSDTGIGIAADKLAMLGQPFVQIQNDYTRRFEGSGLGLSLVKGLVALHGGNFAIASQPGEGTIITIEIAMDGSGARRAENADHGATVEFPPRLKDAVGTGVELKEGLFDGRAQAKIA
- a CDS encoding peptidoglycan-binding domain-containing protein; protein product: MAARKRKSPKGKKRRQQPGLVVSAAAALGGLGLQGASALGGLGLQGASALGGVIGRNPSVAGGTIAFFVIFSFVAANALWYQPGLHPHPIFRTRDPQSPNVLGARRPAEEQPADVTTFRIERPEDAAATTGGTPAPAAPAQQPSQLVMDIQQQLVRRGLYNGTADGIIGPRTSAAILFFQETVGMAQTGEATPEVLAALKTDAAGPSTVPVEKPREDVSSQAAAEDPVAAAIRSAEKTVKTAPAAAKQLPSNELAAVDLVLKIQKGLSNMAYANVGVDGVAGEQTRAAIRHFQKHYNLPENGEPNEAVLKKLKEIGAI
- a CDS encoding methyl-accepting chemotaxis protein; this translates as MHALKAIDGLAGEPAVEVEGRDREGLRHILQRLAEEASTLGIDLVDIAGAIQDMAAMSARHASAFDHVTSTALSIAETNRSVALSLRETDRTATEARQMLKESADRLSGSVAEIGHMVQSSNVIGAEIAGFSKSLADVDKIAEEISTIARQTNLLALNAAIEAARAGDAGKGFAVVAAEVRALSLQTSKATDSIQDTLDELRVKIDRLSAVGGDARDSAAGVRDKSEAMRGAFESMEHVITRILDSSTVMANTTEAVDQQCAGFVQKLGEMSGEVAGSNVRLQQAAKRVDSVVGLSETLIQLTASAGVKTADSRWIEEAQSVARQISGAFERAVAEGQIGLDALFDRRYRPIPGTDPVQMMAAFTELADRLLPPIQEPVVALDERIAFCAAVDENGYLPTHNRKFSQPQRPGDVVWNTANCRNRRIFADRVGLAAGRSTAAFLVQTYRRDMGGGNFVMMKDISAPITVRGRHWGGLRLAVKV
- a CDS encoding DUF1491 family protein, which produces MRLRADIFVSSLLRRVFANGDFAAVEKRGAEEAGAIFIRQHFRDGLETLYAPAPQTAFGEDEVRDRLFEVRLARSEPEAVRVMLERERRFDPDLWIVELEAEELGDVIPLAGDR
- a CDS encoding DUF2336 domain-containing protein; the protein is MRDRFRDLEGPLAVRKKDVVLMATVSSFESLSRPTRSELRQFAELFTPLFQASSDEAKRQAVAALSQCKTMPAAVALFIGNQPIEIAAPFLTASKAISDDTLITIARMQGAAHVKAIVSRDSLSPKVIDALVALRQTQPRAAAPSAPTTELFAVPLSPAQAESSEAEALEGQRLANEEALRGRILDLAGHLGRDDQDRLGLRTLTDIQEALLVRFARSREATHFATALADALSASRWLAERIMLDLSGQQLATTLTSLGMGFLDAVFVLEKFYPHLAERQHNVTRGWMVLDALDPEECHERVESWRRADRYTYKSEASDSRTSRETDNHRFSRQPPAQRDMRVLGRRSR
- a CDS encoding DUF1254 domain-containing protein, translated to MLRILFAVLTGLFGAALLHLVIILSLPHFTGRDAATRVAAEGEPNNFHLLTDQYDEAGLANRDPFVRTAVCSFDVEDAPVHFTAKGNVPFWSIAIYDSASNEVFSMNDRTSVGGALDVLAGSPMQLTDLRKNLPQELEQAILVEMARPDGYAVLRTLAPQTSFDEAARNFLTEAGCEQFTIR
- a CDS encoding DUF1214 domain-containing protein, giving the protein MFRFPLFILITLIVAFGGGIMISLYALDATQGFGAIKLGAWEAFPALQTVDADPYAKSHRARAGKLLYGSAEGLTFTASVDDEGARLNAGCRYRISGQTPPARLWTLFTADNGGNPAAVKTGLPAALNSWTVLRQPDSSFAIEISAVAQPGNWLALPQAGTFRLVLTLFDTPTAGSSGVIDLAMPKLTKTGCGNA
- a CDS encoding transglycosylase domain-containing protein; this encodes MQDPDNPEKGLKKGADTRAGDTAGRRPTKSRHILLRIDSWIDSTVWNAGFRAAEIWEDTTIFFRRFRVRGWKRMVFELAGEGLTLGAAGAVLMLVLAQPAFEATKEDWRNRGDFAVTFTDRYGNVIGHRGVIHQNSVPIDELPDSLIKSVLATEDRRFFDHFGIDVVGLFRAMVTNAQAGEVVQGGSTLTQQLAKNLFLSNERSLDRKITEAFLALWLEANLSKKEILSTYLDRAYMGGGTFGAAAAAQFYFGKNITDVNLAESAMLAGLFKAPAKYAPHVNLPAARARANEVLTNLVQSGLMTEGQVIAARRYPATVVDRNEVESPDFFLDWAFDEVQRLSPRFHQHSLIVRTTIDMGIQKAAEDSVETSLREYGEAYHAKQGAMVMIENGGAVRAMVGGRDYGESQFNRATRALRQPGSSFKVYTYAVAMESGMTPQTTIVDAPIYWGNWSPHNYANRYVGRITLETAIAQSINTIPVRLAKEKLGIQPIRAMAKNLGVETPIRDDVTIPIGTSEVTVLDQATAYATFPAGGYQSRRHGITQILDYDGDVLYDFDRDEPPPKRVLSEQADAYMNQMLSRVPYVGTARKAALDNGIVTAGKTGTTQAYRDAWFVGFTGNYTCAVWFGNDDYTSTNEMTGGSLPAMTFKRAMDYAHQGITLRAIPGIENPLPSEKDLAKTAAAKPADGLPQLIRPRMLSVQSTDILKKLGEKLKEAAPLTPQKVASAQ
- a CDS encoding YcgN family cysteine cluster protein; the protein is MNDLPFWKSKTLAEMTTAEWESLCDGCGLCCLNKLEEWDSGDIYFTSVRCKLLDGQSCRCSSYENRWDFVPDCVQLTRENVPEIAWLPPTCGYRLINEGRDLYWWHPLVSGDPETVHAAGISARGRTINENEIDVEDLEDYVVDWPLTVGAEKDEEEA